In a single window of the Osmerus eperlanus chromosome 2, fOsmEpe2.1, whole genome shotgun sequence genome:
- the kcnt2b gene encoding potassium channel subfamily T member 2 isoform X2 → MVELEKEVLPLPPRYRFRDLLLGDWQADDRVQVEFYVNENTFKERLKLFFIKNQRSSLRVRMFNFSLKVLSCCLYIVRVLLDNPQEQRQDCSDCPKQNASSRPRSEFDWTLIIWVERPLPLWALQVLVAFISFSETMLLVYLSYKGNVWEQVLRVPFILEMISAVPFVITVILPSVRNLFIPVFLNCWLAKHALENMINDLHRAIQRTHSAMFNQVLILISTLVCLMFTCICGIQHLERAGNNLTLFDSLYFCVVTFSTVGFGDVTPQIWPSQLLVVIMIFVALIVLPIQFEQLAFLWMERQKSGGNYSRYRAQTEKHVVLCVSCLKIDLLMDFLNEFFAHPRLQDYYVVILCPAEMDVQVRRVLHVPLWAQRVIYLQGSALKDQDLMRAKMDDAEACFILSNRFEVDRFAADHQTILRAWAVKDFAPNCPLYVQILKPENKFHVKFADHVVCEEEFKYAMLALNCVCPATSTLITLLIHSSRGQEGGACSADQWQRTYRRCSANEVHHIRLEESKFFGEYQGKSFTFASFHAHKKYGVCLIGVRRLDTTNILLNPGPCHIMGGSDTCFYINISKEENSAFVRGQREPSRGGPGGSSRGGVPQTIYHGLTRLPVHSIIASMGTVAIDLQDSSDSSPEGQGPGGMGLGSGGGGRRTESGGANTLAIPAMADSAEERRHSIAPVLELVDGVNTATFDLLGDQSEDEGGEEEKEESDGDERSNWWGGHCEWVKGYPLNSPYIGSSPALCHLLQEKMPFCCLRMDKACHHIPFEDARSYGFKNKLIIVSAESAGNGLYNFIVPLRAYYRPRKELNPIVLLLESIPEADFLEAICWFPMVFYTVGSIDNLDSLLRCGVTFADTMVVVDKESSMIAEEDYMADAKTIVNVQTLFRLFPALSIITELTHPANMRFMQFKVKDHYSLALSKLEKKEREKGSNLVFMFRLPFAAGKVFSVSMLDTLLYQSFVKDYMISITRLLLGLDSMPGSGFLCAMKITEEDLWIRTYGRLYQKLCSSNGDIPIGIYRTEAHKLPVSESQVSITVEDYEDTREPREPLLSRTGPHRNSTSSEPPSSSHSSDHPLLRRKSMQWARRLSRKGGRGPSGSKGGPGSAAERISQQRLTLFRRSERQELNALVRTRMKHLGLSPSGFNGMSDQGNRLSYILINPSPDTRLELRDVVYLIRPDPLSLVPSQGSSRKGNAGRSEGHRFDTQDSTHL, encoded by the exons ATGGTTGAGCTCGAGAAGGAGGTACTCCCGCTACCGCCACGGTACCGGTTCCGAGACCTGTTGCTCGGTGACTGGCAGGCAGACGACAG GGTGCAGGTCGAGTTCTATGTGAATGAAAACACGTTCAAGGAGCGTCTCAAGCTGTTCTTCATCAAAAACCAAAGATCCA GTCTGAGGGTGCGCATGTTCAACTTCTCTCTGAAAGTGCTGAGCTGTTGCCTGTACATCGTCAGAGTCCTGCTGGACAACCCACAGGAGCAGAGACAAGACtg TAGCGATTGTCCGAAGCAGAACGCGTCGAGCCGTCCCCGGAGTGAGTTTGACTG GACCCTTATAATCTGGGTGGAGAGGCCGCTTCCTCTCTGGGCTCTACAG GTGCTCGTGGCTTTCATCAGTTTCTCTGAGACCATGTTGCTGGTGTATCTCAGCTACAAG GGCAACGTTTGGGAGCAAGTGTTGCGTGTTCCCTTCATTCTGGAGATGATCAGCGCGGTTCCCTTCGTGATCACT gTGATTTTGCCCTCCGTTAGAAACCTCTTCATCCCCGTGTTTCTAAACTGCTGGTTGGCCAAACACGCCTTGGAGAACATGATC AACGATTTGCACCGGGCAATTCAGCGGACCCACTCTGCCATGTTTAACCAGGTCCTCATTCTCATCAGCACTCTGGTTTGCCTCATGTTCACCTG tATCTGTGGGATCCAGCATCTGGAGCGCGCGGGGAACAACCTGACCCTGTTTGACTCTCTGTACTTCTGCGTGGTCACCTTCTCCACGGTGGGCTTCGGAGACGTCACCCCACAGATCTGGCCTTCACAGCTGCTGGTGGTCATCATGATCTTCGTGGCCCTCATCGTGCTTCCCATCCAG TTTGAACAGCTGGCCTTCCtgtggatggagagacagaagtcTGGTGGGAACTACAGCCGCTACCGGGCTCAGACGGAGAAGCACGTGGTGCTGTGTGTCAGCTGCCTTAAAATCGACCTCCTCATGGACTTCCTCAACGAGTTCTTCGCTCATCCCAGGCTGCAG GACTACTATGTGGTGATCCTGTGCCCAGCGGAGATGGATGTCCAGGTGCGGAGGGTCCTGCATGTCCCCCTGTGGGCCCAGAGGGTCATCTACCTGCAGGGGTCGGCCCTCAAGGACCAGGACCTCATGAGGGCCAA GATGGACGACGCTGAGGCATGCTTTATCCTCAGTAACCGCTTCGAGGTGGATCGCTTTGCCGCT GACCACCAGACCATTCTGAGAGCCTGGGCGGTGAAGGACTTTGCCCCAAACTGCCCCTTATACGTCCAGATCCTCAAGCCTGAGAACAAGTTCCATGTCAAGTTCGCAG ATCATGTGGTGTGTGAAGAGGAGTTCAAGTACGCCATGCTGGCCCtgaactgtgtgtgtccagccacCTCCACCCTGATTACCCTCTTGATCCACTCCTCCAGAGGACA GGAGGGCGGAGCCTGCTCAGCTGACCAGTGGCAGCGCACGTACCGCCGCTGCTCAGCCAATGAGGTGCATCACATCCGCCTGGAGGAGAGCAAATTTTTCGGAGAGTACCAGGGGAAGAGTTTCACGTTTGCCTCCTTTCATGCGCATAAGAA ATACGGTGTGTGTCTGATCGGCGTGCGCAGGCTCGACACCACCAACATCCTCCTCAACCCCGGCCCCTGTCACATCATGGGGGGCTCCGACACCTGCTTCTACATCAACATTTCCAAGGAGGAGAACTCTGCCTTCGTCAGAGGCCAGAGGGAgccctccaggggggggccagggggcagCAGCCGGGGCGGGGTCCCCCAGACCATCTACCATGGCCTCACTCGTCTGCCCGTCCACAGCATCATCGCTAGCATGG GCACGGTGGCCATAGATCTGCAGGACTCCAGTGACAGTAGTCCTGAGGGTCAGGGTCCAGGGGGCATGGGCCTGggcagtgggggagggggcaggaggacggAGTCAGGGGGTGCCAACACCTTGGCCATCCCAGCTATGGCAGACTCTGCGGAGGAGAGGCGTCACAGCATCGCCCCAGTCCTGGAGCTGGTGGACGGGGTCAACACGGCCACCTTCGACCTCCTGGGGGACCAGTCGGAGgacgaggggggggaggaggagaaggaggagagcgacGGAGACGAGAGGTCCAACTGGTGGGGAGGACACTGCGA gtggGTGAAGGGGTACCCGCTGAACTCTCCCTACATTGGCAGTTCTCCTGCACTCTGCCACCTACTACAGGAGAAGATGCCCTTCTGCTGCCTGCGGATGGACAAG gcctgCCACCACATCCCGTTTGAGGATGCGCGTTCCTACGGCTTTAAGAACAAGCTCATCATCGTGTCGGCCGAGAGTGCAGGGAACGGGCTATACAACTTCATAGTCCCACTGAGGGCCTACTACAGACCCAGGAAGGAACTCAACCCCATAGTGCTGCTGCTGGAAAGCAT ACCAGAAGCGGACTTCCTGGAGGCCATCTGCTGGTTCCCCATGGTGTTCTACACGGTCGGATCCATCGACAA tCTGGACAGTTTGCTGCGGTGCGGCGTGACGTTTGCTGACACCATGGTGGTGGTGGACAAGGAGAGCTCCATGATCGCTGAGGAGGACTACATGGCTGACGCCAAGACCATCGTCAACGTCCAGACTCTCTTCAG actGTTCCCAGCCCTCAGCATCATCACTGAGCTCACTCACCCTGCCAACATGCGCTTCATGCAGTTCAAGGTCAAAGACCACtactccctggctctctccaaGCTGGAGAAG aaggaaagagagaaaggctcCAATCTGGTCTTTATGTTCCGTCTGCCCTTCGCTGCAGGGAAGGTGTTCAGCGTCAGTATGCTGGACACACTGCTCTATCAG TCATTTGTGAAGGACTACATGATCTCCATCACCAGACTGTTACTAGGGCTGGACTCCATGCCTGGTTCCGGCTTCCTGTGTGCT ATGAAAATCACAGAGGAAGACCTGTGGATCCGCACCTACGGCAGACTCTACCAGAAGCTGTGCTCCTCCAATGGCGACATTCCCATCGGCATCTATCGCACTGAGGCCCACAAGCTTCCTGTCTCTGAG TCCCAGGTGTCCATTACCGTGGAAGACTACGAGGACACACGGGAACCCAGAGAGCCCCTGCTATCCAGGACCGGGCCCCATCGCAACTCCACCTCCTccgagcccccctcctcctcccactcctcggACCACCCCCTGCTCAGGAGGAAGAGCATGCAGTGGGCGCGGAGGCTGAGCAGGAAGGGGGGCCGTGGGCCCAGTGGCTCCAAAGGAGGCCCGGGGAGCGCGGCGGAGAGGATCAGCCAGCAGAGACTCACCCTGTTCAGACGCTCGGAGAGACAGGAGCTGAACGCTCTGGTCCGCACGCGCATGAAACACCTGGGCCTCTCGCCTTCCGGGTTTA ATGGGATGTCAGACCAGGGCAACAGGTTATCCTACATTCTCATCAACCCCTCCCCCGACACCAGGCTGGAGCTGCGCGACGTAGT ATACCTGATCAGGCCCGACCCCCTGTCTTTGGTGCCCAGCCAGGGGAGCAGCCGGAAGGGCAACGCAGGGAGATCGGAGGGTcacaggtttgacacccagGACAGCACCCATCTGTAA
- the trim35-12 gene encoding E3 ubiquitin-protein ligase TRIM35 codes for MASRPRAFSQPGEPSFLLSPQVGVALRPRAVSSNASSMLEEELSCPVCCDVFREPVVLKCSHSFCRACLQQFWNKKKARRECPVCRTKCSLTEPTVSLALKNVADTFLRERQLKGGLSTGAGGRGEGSVAEEHCLAHGEILKLFCLNDGEVLCCVCHTSKKHQGHRVCPLEEGAQDLKKELKEEAMPLKKSLRRLYEAKQECDDTTVHIKNQTQQTEMQVKAEFEELRLFLQREEEGRLAALREEEEEKKLLLRKKTENITRDILVLSQAVIAIENEIASSDALFLQNYKKTKQRVQVSQQDPGKVSGALINVAKHVSSVKFQVWEKMLDLVSYTPVTLDPNTAYSWLSLSADLTGVTNSGAVQKLPDNPERFDHFVFVLGSEGFTCGRHAWEVEVGGKPDWMLGVVKESINRKGRISGCPEGGFWMISHCEGEYTAMTRPSTPLQPGPNLHRVRVQLDYDSGEVTFSNPVTMAPIYTFNDFFTEKMFPFFCPGANINGNNPGPLKICPVKVAVWNSATW; via the exons ATGGCGTCACGACCCCGTGCCTTCTCCCAGCCCGGGGAGCCCTCCTTCCTCCTGAGCCCCCAGGTGGGCGTGGCTTTGCGTCCGCGCGCCGTCTCCTCCAACGCCAGCTccatgctggaggaggagctgtccTGCCCCGTGTGCTGCGACGTGTTCAGGGAGCCCGTGGTGCTCAAGTGCAGCCACAGCTTCTGCCGGGCGTGTCTGCAGCAGTTCTGGAACAAGAAGAAGGCCCGGCGCGAGTGTCCCGTGTGCCGGACCAAGTGCTCCCTGACGGAGCCCACGGTGAGCCTGGCGCTGAAGAATGTGGCGGACACCTTCCTGAGGGAACGGCAGCTGAAGGGGGGGCTCTCCACGGGGGCCGGGGGACGAGGGGAAGGGAGCGTGGCGGAGGAGCACTGCCTCGCGCACGGGGAGATTCTCAAGCTTTTCTGTCTGAACGATGGCgaggtgctgtgctgtgtgtgtcacacatccAAGAAGCACCAGGGTCACCGAGTGTGTcccctggaggagggagcgCAGGACCTCAAG AAAGAGCTCAAAGAAGAGGCGATGCCTTTGAAGAAAAGCCTCCGTCGCCTCTATGAAGCCAAGCAGGAGTGCGATGACACAACTGTGCACATCAAG AACCAGACCCAGCAGACGGAGATGCAGGTCAAGGCGGAGTTCGAGGAGCTGCGCCTGTtcctgcagagggaggaggagggccggCTGGCGGCGCtgcgggaggaagaggaggagaagaaactgcTGCTGAGGAAGAAGACGGAGAACATCACCAGGGACATCCTCGTCCTCTCGCAGGCCGTCATCGCCATCGAGAACGAGATCGCGTCGAGCGACGCTCTCTTCCTGCAG aaCTACAAGAAAACCAAGCAGAG AGTTCAGGTCTCTCAGCAGGACCCCGGGAAGGTTTCGGGTGCTCTGATCAACGTAGCCAAACACGTCAGCTCTGTCAAATTCCAGGTCTGGGAAAAAATGCTAGACCTGGTGTCCTACA CCCCTGTAACCTTAGACCCCAACACGGCCTActcctggctgtctctctctgcggaCCTGACCGGCGTGACTAACAGCGGCGCCGTGCAGAAGCTGCCCGACAACCCGGAGCGCTTCGACCATTTTGTCTTTGTGCTGGGCTCCGAGGGCTTCACATGCGGACGCCACgcctgggaggtggaggtgggtggcAAGCCGGACTGGATGCTGGGCGTGGTCAAGGAGTCCATCAACAGGAAGGGCCGCATCTCCGGCTGCCCCGAGGGCGGCTTCTGGATGATCTCCCACTGCGAGGGGGAGTACACGGCCATGACCCGACCCAGCACCCCTCTGCAGCCGGGCCCAAACCTTCACCGGGTCAGGGTGCAGCTGGACTACGACTCTGGAGAGGTGACGTTTTCCAACCCCGTAACTATGGCACCCATCTATACCTTCAACGACTTCTTCACTGAGAAGATGTTCCCCTTTTTCTGTCCTGGGGCCAACATCAATGGCAACAACCCTGGCCCCCTTAAGATCTGCCCAGTCAAGGTGGCTGTGTGGAACAGCGCCACCTGGTGA
- the kcnt2b gene encoding potassium channel subfamily T member 2 isoform X1 translates to MVELEKEVLPLPPRYRFRDLLLGDWQADDRVQVEFYVNENTFKERLKLFFIKNQRSSLRVRMFNFSLKVLSCCLYIVRVLLDNPQEQRQDCSDCPKQNASSRPRSEFDWTLIIWVERPLPLWALQVLVAFISFSETMLLVYLSYKGNVWEQVLRVPFILEMISAVPFVITVILPSVRNLFIPVFLNCWLAKHALENMINDLHRAIQRTHSAMFNQVLILISTLVCLMFTCICGIQHLERAGNNLTLFDSLYFCVVTFSTVGFGDVTPQIWPSQLLVVIMIFVALIVLPIQFEQLAFLWMERQKSGGNYSRYRAQTEKHVVLCVSCLKIDLLMDFLNEFFAHPRLQDYYVVILCPAEMDVQVRRVLHVPLWAQRVIYLQGSALKDQDLMRAKMDDAEACFILSNRFEVDRFAADHQTILRAWAVKDFAPNCPLYVQILKPENKFHVKFADHVVCEEEFKYAMLALNCVCPATSTLITLLIHSSRGQTVPPEAFKQRARVFQPLIREGGACSADQWQRTYRRCSANEVHHIRLEESKFFGEYQGKSFTFASFHAHKKYGVCLIGVRRLDTTNILLNPGPCHIMGGSDTCFYINISKEENSAFVRGQREPSRGGPGGSSRGGVPQTIYHGLTRLPVHSIIASMGTVAIDLQDSSDSSPEGQGPGGMGLGSGGGGRRTESGGANTLAIPAMADSAEERRHSIAPVLELVDGVNTATFDLLGDQSEDEGGEEEKEESDGDERSNWWGGHCEWVKGYPLNSPYIGSSPALCHLLQEKMPFCCLRMDKACHHIPFEDARSYGFKNKLIIVSAESAGNGLYNFIVPLRAYYRPRKELNPIVLLLESIPEADFLEAICWFPMVFYTVGSIDNLDSLLRCGVTFADTMVVVDKESSMIAEEDYMADAKTIVNVQTLFRLFPALSIITELTHPANMRFMQFKVKDHYSLALSKLEKKEREKGSNLVFMFRLPFAAGKVFSVSMLDTLLYQSFVKDYMISITRLLLGLDSMPGSGFLCAMKITEEDLWIRTYGRLYQKLCSSNGDIPIGIYRTEAHKLPVSESQVSITVEDYEDTREPREPLLSRTGPHRNSTSSEPPSSSHSSDHPLLRRKSMQWARRLSRKGGRGPSGSKGGPGSAAERISQQRLTLFRRSERQELNALVRTRMKHLGLSPSGFNGMSDQGNRLSYILINPSPDTRLELRDVVYLIRPDPLSLVPSQGSSRKGNAGRSEGHRFDTQDSTHL, encoded by the exons ATGGTTGAGCTCGAGAAGGAGGTACTCCCGCTACCGCCACGGTACCGGTTCCGAGACCTGTTGCTCGGTGACTGGCAGGCAGACGACAG GGTGCAGGTCGAGTTCTATGTGAATGAAAACACGTTCAAGGAGCGTCTCAAGCTGTTCTTCATCAAAAACCAAAGATCCA GTCTGAGGGTGCGCATGTTCAACTTCTCTCTGAAAGTGCTGAGCTGTTGCCTGTACATCGTCAGAGTCCTGCTGGACAACCCACAGGAGCAGAGACAAGACtg TAGCGATTGTCCGAAGCAGAACGCGTCGAGCCGTCCCCGGAGTGAGTTTGACTG GACCCTTATAATCTGGGTGGAGAGGCCGCTTCCTCTCTGGGCTCTACAG GTGCTCGTGGCTTTCATCAGTTTCTCTGAGACCATGTTGCTGGTGTATCTCAGCTACAAG GGCAACGTTTGGGAGCAAGTGTTGCGTGTTCCCTTCATTCTGGAGATGATCAGCGCGGTTCCCTTCGTGATCACT gTGATTTTGCCCTCCGTTAGAAACCTCTTCATCCCCGTGTTTCTAAACTGCTGGTTGGCCAAACACGCCTTGGAGAACATGATC AACGATTTGCACCGGGCAATTCAGCGGACCCACTCTGCCATGTTTAACCAGGTCCTCATTCTCATCAGCACTCTGGTTTGCCTCATGTTCACCTG tATCTGTGGGATCCAGCATCTGGAGCGCGCGGGGAACAACCTGACCCTGTTTGACTCTCTGTACTTCTGCGTGGTCACCTTCTCCACGGTGGGCTTCGGAGACGTCACCCCACAGATCTGGCCTTCACAGCTGCTGGTGGTCATCATGATCTTCGTGGCCCTCATCGTGCTTCCCATCCAG TTTGAACAGCTGGCCTTCCtgtggatggagagacagaagtcTGGTGGGAACTACAGCCGCTACCGGGCTCAGACGGAGAAGCACGTGGTGCTGTGTGTCAGCTGCCTTAAAATCGACCTCCTCATGGACTTCCTCAACGAGTTCTTCGCTCATCCCAGGCTGCAG GACTACTATGTGGTGATCCTGTGCCCAGCGGAGATGGATGTCCAGGTGCGGAGGGTCCTGCATGTCCCCCTGTGGGCCCAGAGGGTCATCTACCTGCAGGGGTCGGCCCTCAAGGACCAGGACCTCATGAGGGCCAA GATGGACGACGCTGAGGCATGCTTTATCCTCAGTAACCGCTTCGAGGTGGATCGCTTTGCCGCT GACCACCAGACCATTCTGAGAGCCTGGGCGGTGAAGGACTTTGCCCCAAACTGCCCCTTATACGTCCAGATCCTCAAGCCTGAGAACAAGTTCCATGTCAAGTTCGCAG ATCATGTGGTGTGTGAAGAGGAGTTCAAGTACGCCATGCTGGCCCtgaactgtgtgtgtccagccacCTCCACCCTGATTACCCTCTTGATCCACTCCTCCAGAGGACA AACAGTGCCCCCAGAGGCCTTCAAGCAACGTGCAAGAGTCTTCCAGCCCCTCATCAG GGAGGGCGGAGCCTGCTCAGCTGACCAGTGGCAGCGCACGTACCGCCGCTGCTCAGCCAATGAGGTGCATCACATCCGCCTGGAGGAGAGCAAATTTTTCGGAGAGTACCAGGGGAAGAGTTTCACGTTTGCCTCCTTTCATGCGCATAAGAA ATACGGTGTGTGTCTGATCGGCGTGCGCAGGCTCGACACCACCAACATCCTCCTCAACCCCGGCCCCTGTCACATCATGGGGGGCTCCGACACCTGCTTCTACATCAACATTTCCAAGGAGGAGAACTCTGCCTTCGTCAGAGGCCAGAGGGAgccctccaggggggggccagggggcagCAGCCGGGGCGGGGTCCCCCAGACCATCTACCATGGCCTCACTCGTCTGCCCGTCCACAGCATCATCGCTAGCATGG GCACGGTGGCCATAGATCTGCAGGACTCCAGTGACAGTAGTCCTGAGGGTCAGGGTCCAGGGGGCATGGGCCTGggcagtgggggagggggcaggaggacggAGTCAGGGGGTGCCAACACCTTGGCCATCCCAGCTATGGCAGACTCTGCGGAGGAGAGGCGTCACAGCATCGCCCCAGTCCTGGAGCTGGTGGACGGGGTCAACACGGCCACCTTCGACCTCCTGGGGGACCAGTCGGAGgacgaggggggggaggaggagaaggaggagagcgacGGAGACGAGAGGTCCAACTGGTGGGGAGGACACTGCGA gtggGTGAAGGGGTACCCGCTGAACTCTCCCTACATTGGCAGTTCTCCTGCACTCTGCCACCTACTACAGGAGAAGATGCCCTTCTGCTGCCTGCGGATGGACAAG gcctgCCACCACATCCCGTTTGAGGATGCGCGTTCCTACGGCTTTAAGAACAAGCTCATCATCGTGTCGGCCGAGAGTGCAGGGAACGGGCTATACAACTTCATAGTCCCACTGAGGGCCTACTACAGACCCAGGAAGGAACTCAACCCCATAGTGCTGCTGCTGGAAAGCAT ACCAGAAGCGGACTTCCTGGAGGCCATCTGCTGGTTCCCCATGGTGTTCTACACGGTCGGATCCATCGACAA tCTGGACAGTTTGCTGCGGTGCGGCGTGACGTTTGCTGACACCATGGTGGTGGTGGACAAGGAGAGCTCCATGATCGCTGAGGAGGACTACATGGCTGACGCCAAGACCATCGTCAACGTCCAGACTCTCTTCAG actGTTCCCAGCCCTCAGCATCATCACTGAGCTCACTCACCCTGCCAACATGCGCTTCATGCAGTTCAAGGTCAAAGACCACtactccctggctctctccaaGCTGGAGAAG aaggaaagagagaaaggctcCAATCTGGTCTTTATGTTCCGTCTGCCCTTCGCTGCAGGGAAGGTGTTCAGCGTCAGTATGCTGGACACACTGCTCTATCAG TCATTTGTGAAGGACTACATGATCTCCATCACCAGACTGTTACTAGGGCTGGACTCCATGCCTGGTTCCGGCTTCCTGTGTGCT ATGAAAATCACAGAGGAAGACCTGTGGATCCGCACCTACGGCAGACTCTACCAGAAGCTGTGCTCCTCCAATGGCGACATTCCCATCGGCATCTATCGCACTGAGGCCCACAAGCTTCCTGTCTCTGAG TCCCAGGTGTCCATTACCGTGGAAGACTACGAGGACACACGGGAACCCAGAGAGCCCCTGCTATCCAGGACCGGGCCCCATCGCAACTCCACCTCCTccgagcccccctcctcctcccactcctcggACCACCCCCTGCTCAGGAGGAAGAGCATGCAGTGGGCGCGGAGGCTGAGCAGGAAGGGGGGCCGTGGGCCCAGTGGCTCCAAAGGAGGCCCGGGGAGCGCGGCGGAGAGGATCAGCCAGCAGAGACTCACCCTGTTCAGACGCTCGGAGAGACAGGAGCTGAACGCTCTGGTCCGCACGCGCATGAAACACCTGGGCCTCTCGCCTTCCGGGTTTA ATGGGATGTCAGACCAGGGCAACAGGTTATCCTACATTCTCATCAACCCCTCCCCCGACACCAGGCTGGAGCTGCGCGACGTAGT ATACCTGATCAGGCCCGACCCCCTGTCTTTGGTGCCCAGCCAGGGGAGCAGCCGGAAGGGCAACGCAGGGAGATCGGAGGGTcacaggtttgacacccagGACAGCACCCATCTGTAA
- the LOC134034299 gene encoding C-signal-like, whose translation MSCPVSQPVTYISLVSKPRPEDMQSAFNTNVMGPMNIIKEFLPYLRTAAKASGKPGMSCSKAAVINISSMLASMALVEASYSFFPAVSYRVSKAGLNMLTMCTVEEFKKDEILFDNLHPGWVRTDMGGEGGEIDAPESVEGLLRVMKSLTEKQNGTFMDYKGSVLPF comes from the exons ATGTCTTGTCCTGTTAGTCAGCCTGTCACTTATATAAGCCTTGT GAGCAAACCGAGGCCTGAAGACATGCAGTCTGCCTTCAACACAAACGTGATGGGCCCAATGAACATCATTAAG GAGTTTCTGCCCTATCTACGGACAGCAGCCAAAGCCAGTGGGAAACCAGGGATGTCCTGCAGCAAGGCAGCTGTTATCAACATTTCCAGTATGCTAGCATCCATGGCTTTGGTTGAAGCGTCATACTCATTCTTCCCCGCCGTGTCCTATCGTGTCAGCAAG gcaggTTTGAACATGCTGACCATGTGTACAGTGGAAGAGTTCAAAAAGGATGAGATTCTGTTTGATAACTTGCACCCCGGCTGGGTTCGCACTgacatgggaggagagggg GGGGAGATAGACGCaccagagagtgtggagggactTCTGCGTGTGATGAAGTCCCTCACTGAGAAGCAGAATGGCACATTCATGGACTACAAAGGCAGCGTTTTGCCCTTTTAA
- the gipc1 gene encoding PDZ domain-containing protein GIPC1: MPLGLGRRKKASPLVENEEAEPIRAGLNVPGMDSLDGSGVGLGQGSTHEGLPPPPTSLRPRLIFHTQLAHGSPTGRIEGFSNVRELYAKIGEAFGIPPVEVMFCTLNTHKVDMDKLLGGQIGLEDFIFAHIKGQRKEVEVYKGEDALGLTITDNGAGYAFIKRIREGSIIHQIQVINVGDMIESINGRGLIGSRHYEVAKMLKELPKGKDFCLKLVEPLKAFDMISQRSGGARSGSGTQLGTGRGTLRLRSKGPATVEELPSAFEEKAIEKVDDLLENYMGIRDSELAATMVELGKDKKNPDEFAQALDETLGDFAFPDEFVFDVWGAIGDAKVGRL; encoded by the exons ATGCCTCTTGGGCTGGGAAGAAGGAAGAAGGCATCTCCATTAGTGGAGAACGAGGAGGCTGAACCAATTCGGGCAGGCCTTAATGTACCCGGGATGGACAGCTTGGATGGAAGTGGTGTGGGGTTGGGACAGGGTTCCACCCATGAGGGGTTGCCTCCTCCACCTACCAGCCTGCGACCCCGCCTGATCTTCCACACCCAGCTGGCCCACGGTAGTCCCACAGGACGCATTGAGGGCTTTAGCAATGTGCGGGAGCTCTATGCCAAGATCGGAGAGGCTTTTGGAATCCCCCCTGTTGAG GTCATGTTCTGTACACTGAACACTCACAAGGTAGACATGGACAAGTTGTTGGGAGGTCAGATTGGCTTGGAAGACTTTATCTTTGCCCATATTAAAGGCCaaaggaaggaggtggaggtgtacaAGGGAGAGGATGCTCTGGGACTGACCATCACGGATAACGGAGCAGGCTACGCCTTCATCAAG AGAATACGAGAGGGAAGCATCATCCACCAGATCCAGGTCATCAATGTGGGAGACATGATCGAGTCCATCAACGGACGCGGTCTCATTGGCAGCCGACACTATGAGGTGGCCAAGATGCTGAAGGAGCTGCCCAAGGGGAAGGACTTCTGCCTGAAACTTGTGGAGCCCCTTAAAGCCTTCG ACATGATCAGCCAGAGGTCTGGAGGGGCAAGGTCGGGCTCAGGGACCCAgctggggacaggaagggggaccCTGCGGCTGCGCTCCAAGGGCCCTGCCACTgtagaggagctg CCCTCTGCATTTGAGGAGAAGGCCATCGAGAAGGTGGACGACCTACTTGAGAACTACATGGGCATCAGAGACAGCgagctcg cgGCCACAATGGTGGAGTTAGGGAAGGACAAGAAGAACCCGGATGAGTTCGCTCAGGCTTTGGACGAGACTCTGGGAGACTTTGCCTTCCCTGACGAATTTGTGTTTGACGTCTGGGGCGCCATTGGCGACGCGAAGGTCGGCCGGCTGTAA